A genomic region of Pseudomonas sp. MPC6 contains the following coding sequences:
- a CDS encoding flavin reductase family protein yields the protein MQSFDFSTLSARDKYKILIGSVVPRPIALVTTIDGEGRINAAPFSFFNALSADPPILALGVENYGDQSPKDTTRNIQLNQEFTVNIVSDALVEAMNVCAVPFAPGFDELTAAGLTAIAGTTVKCPRIGEAPVALECRRMMALSIGQSREIIFGEVLMAHVRDELIDPKTLYIDQLGLDAIGRMGGHGYARTRDYFDLPTRSLQAWTDAPGGGQRFWPEAK from the coding sequence ATGCAAAGCTTCGACTTCAGCACATTGAGTGCGCGGGATAAATACAAGATCCTGATCGGCAGCGTGGTGCCACGGCCGATTGCCCTGGTCACCACCATCGACGGCGAAGGCCGGATCAACGCTGCGCCGTTCAGCTTCTTCAACGCCCTCTCCGCCGATCCGCCGATCCTCGCACTGGGCGTGGAAAACTACGGTGACCAGAGCCCCAAGGACACCACCCGCAACATCCAGCTCAATCAGGAATTCACCGTGAACATCGTCAGCGATGCCCTGGTGGAAGCCATGAACGTCTGCGCCGTGCCCTTCGCCCCGGGCTTCGACGAACTGACGGCCGCGGGCCTCACCGCGATTGCTGGCACGACCGTCAAATGCCCGAGGATCGGCGAAGCCCCCGTGGCGCTGGAATGCCGCAGGATGATGGCGCTGTCCATCGGCCAGTCGCGGGAGATCATCTTTGGTGAAGTGCTGATGGCCCATGTGCGGGATGAGTTGATCGATCCAAAAACCCTGTATATCGATCAACTGGGGCTCGATGCGATTGGCCGGATGGGTGGCCATGGGTATGCGCGTACCCGTGATTATTTCGATTTGCCGACCCGGTCGCTGCAAGCGTGGACGGATGCGCCGGGGGGTGGGCAGCGGTTTTGGCCTGAGGCCAAATAA
- a CDS encoding amidohydrolase family protein, whose translation MKRIGLKSSCVVGFDGQRHVLWRDGEVVFEGTCILFVGRDYPGPVDQWIDYGNALIGPGFIDLDALGDLDSTVLTLDNGDERAMGRMWSEDYLAAGPRESYTAEEEIFKYRYAFTQLIRNGITTAMPITSMYYREWAETYDEFAAVAGIAGELGLRTYLGPCYMSGMSYWRADASLGHHWDEARGMAGLAAAARFFHDFDGAQGDLIRGALLPDRIQTCTPALLQRTAALSRELNAPMRLHCCQGLGEVAMVEQLRGVSPLAWLEQLELLTPRSLLPHGLYTHGDDDLQRIVDGGASLVHCPVVFARDGEALNSFGRYRAKGINFALGTDTWPADLLENMRQGLNIARLLEGGNSLTSTLDLYNAATLGGARALGRDDLGRLAPGAKADITVFSLRGLHLGPLFDPLKNLLLAGRGDDCIASYIDGRCVMQDGQVQGVDYPALQRQAQRQFEKLMRSHSDRAFGQPDWRGLFQPAIPFADDYSAQVPLSTIDPLL comes from the coding sequence GTGAAGCGCATCGGCCTGAAATCCAGCTGTGTCGTCGGCTTCGATGGCCAGCGACATGTGCTGTGGCGCGACGGCGAAGTGGTGTTCGAAGGCACGTGCATCCTGTTTGTCGGGCGCGATTATCCGGGGCCGGTGGATCAGTGGATCGATTACGGCAATGCCTTGATCGGGCCGGGCTTCATCGATCTGGATGCGCTCGGGGATCTGGATTCCACGGTGCTGACACTCGACAACGGCGATGAGCGGGCCATGGGCCGAATGTGGTCCGAGGACTACCTGGCGGCCGGCCCGCGGGAGAGCTACACCGCGGAGGAAGAGATTTTCAAATACCGCTACGCCTTCACTCAGCTGATCCGCAACGGCATCACCACAGCCATGCCGATCACCTCGATGTACTACCGCGAGTGGGCCGAGACCTACGACGAATTTGCCGCGGTGGCCGGGATCGCCGGTGAGCTGGGGCTGCGCACTTACCTCGGTCCCTGCTACATGAGCGGCATGAGTTACTGGCGCGCCGATGCCAGTCTCGGGCATCACTGGGACGAGGCCCGGGGGATGGCCGGACTTGCGGCCGCCGCGCGGTTTTTCCATGACTTCGACGGCGCCCAGGGCGACCTGATTCGCGGCGCACTGCTGCCGGATCGCATCCAGACCTGTACCCCGGCGCTGCTGCAACGCACTGCCGCGCTGAGCCGGGAACTGAATGCGCCGATGCGTCTGCACTGCTGCCAAGGGCTTGGCGAGGTGGCGATGGTCGAGCAACTGCGCGGCGTCTCGCCCCTGGCGTGGCTGGAACAACTGGAGCTGTTGACCCCGCGCAGCCTGCTGCCCCACGGCCTCTACACCCACGGCGATGACGACCTGCAACGCATCGTGGACGGCGGCGCCAGCCTGGTGCATTGCCCGGTGGTGTTTGCCCGGGATGGCGAGGCGCTGAATTCCTTCGGGCGCTATCGGGCCAAGGGCATCAACTTCGCGCTGGGTACCGACACCTGGCCGGCGGACTTGCTGGAGAACATGCGCCAGGGCCTGAACATCGCTCGCTTGCTGGAGGGCGGCAACTCGCTGACCAGCACGCTGGACCTGTACAACGCCGCGACCCTCGGCGGCGCCAGGGCCTTGGGCCGAGATGATCTCGGGCGTCTGGCACCGGGCGCCAAGGCCGACATCACGGTGTTCAGCCTGCGCGGCCTGCACCTGGGACCGCTGTTCGATCCGCTGAAAAACCTGCTGCTCGCCGGGCGCGGTGACGACTGCATCGCCAGCTACATCGACGGCCGCTGTGTCATGCAAGACGGCCAGGTTCAAGGGGTCGACTACCCCGCCCTGCAACGCCAGGCGCAACGCCAATTCGAAAAACTGATGCGCAGCCACAGTGACCGGGCTTTTGGCCAACCCGACTGGAGAGGCCTGTTCCAACCGGCCATCCCGTTCGCCGACGACTACAGCGCACAGGTGCCATTGAGCACCATCGATCCACTTCTCTAG